From Pseudothermotoga thermarum DSM 5069, a single genomic window includes:
- a CDS encoding YkvA family protein, producing the protein MASLGDFFNRLKNLVSNKRLDELFNEVLRYLRRYHVPEIVYIVRRFMVFLRLIGKPKALLIASLVLGYVLLPLDLCPDFIPFFGLLDDVLLIITAMEMIAAGVYNFQTIFRRMIKRFQQQRIKQKPSREIYRKLIQLGC; encoded by the coding sequence ATGGCAAGCTTGGGTGATTTCTTCAATCGTCTGAAAAATCTCGTTTCGAACAAAAGACTTGATGAACTTTTCAACGAGGTTTTGAGATATTTGAGAAGGTATCACGTACCAGAAATTGTCTATATAGTACGTCGTTTTATGGTTTTCCTTAGATTAATTGGCAAGCCAAAGGCTTTGCTCATCGCTTCGTTGGTGCTTGGTTATGTGCTATTGCCTCTTGATCTTTGCCCAGATTTCATTCCGTTTTTCGGCTTGCTTGACGATGTTTTACTCATAATAACAGCCATGGAAATGATCGCCGCTGGAGTGTACAATTTTCAAACGATTTTCAGAAGGATGATAAAGCGTTTCCAACAACAGCGCATAAAGCAAAAACCAAGCAGAGAGATTTACAGAAAACTTATCCAACTTGGTTGCTGA
- a CDS encoding DUF1998 domain-containing protein encodes MVISISFIGAVFLLKLTGPRPYMSLDSESSYVYTKLPKSILKMIFLMFSLISYYHVLVNRTLLTYKFIHYKIEESDVPRKRKKYIYDRYVEVKCSSFDVQEDSNEKSPMKFWLAKKCRIRYINNGRECGKRIAGKSNYNVIPFEVKTEDGNLTGAIGCEIARDCLVIRFDKRFFNYTMVINLCSAVCKAIEKLFNYGENELFFLVDEKMNLNDSDHIFALFYDRTGNEEIEFETIAENFMDILKVAYDSLNTCNCVKGCTNCMAIRRVDYEYIFDKQKAIKALKLSIFERDETTKYCDEESAVVEEVTVISEPNTGKFRVQSSLINREFEYYESTLDKQKKVNLEYKNLAKILKLYCGRADEIVIKSKQQWVVEKINFLTSSDDTYIDEFCFYRLAYKNVVGIKI; translated from the coding sequence GTGGTTATTTCAATTTCTTTTATTGGTGCAGTTTTCCTTCTTAAGTTGACAGGTCCTAGACCATATATGAGTTTAGATAGCGAATCTTCATATGTTTATACCAAATTGCCTAAAAGTATTTTGAAAATGATTTTCTTAATGTTCTCTTTAATCAGTTATTATCACGTGCTAGTTAACAGAACTCTTTTAACCTATAAATTCATCCATTACAAAATCGAAGAAAGCGATGTGCCAAGAAAAAGGAAAAAATACATCTATGACAGGTACGTTGAAGTCAAATGTTCCTCTTTCGACGTACAGGAAGATTCAAACGAAAAAAGCCCAATGAAGTTTTGGTTGGCAAAAAAATGCAGAATAAGGTACATAAACAATGGCAGGGAATGTGGAAAACGCATTGCAGGTAAATCAAATTACAACGTCATACCTTTCGAAGTTAAAACTGAGGATGGTAACCTCACGGGAGCAATAGGTTGTGAGATCGCAAGAGATTGCTTAGTTATTAGATTTGATAAGCGATTTTTCAACTACACAATGGTGATTAACCTTTGCTCGGCAGTCTGCAAGGCAATTGAGAAACTTTTCAACTACGGTGAAAACGAGCTCTTTTTCCTTGTGGATGAGAAAATGAACCTCAACGATTCAGACCACATTTTCGCTTTATTCTACGATAGAACAGGAAACGAAGAGATCGAGTTTGAGACCATCGCAGAAAATTTTATGGACATTCTTAAAGTTGCGTACGATTCTCTTAACACGTGCAACTGCGTTAAAGGTTGCACGAATTGTATGGCGATCCGCAGGGTTGACTATGAGTATATATTCGATAAACAAAAAGCTATCAAAGCTTTGAAGCTATCCATATTTGAAAGGGATGAAACAACGAAATACTGTGATGAAGAATCTGCCGTTGTTGAAGAGGTTACTGTAATCTCCGAGCCAAATACGGGCAAGTTCCGTGTGCAATCTTCTTTGATTAATCGGGAATTCGAATATTACGAGAGCACTTTGGATAAGCAGAAGAAAGTCAACTTGGAATACAAAAATCTTGCAAAAATTCTCAAGCTATATTGTGGAAGAGCTGATGAAATTGTTATAAAATCAAAACAGCAATGGGTTGTTGAAAAGATCAACTTTCTGACGTCCTCTGACGACACTTACATTGATGAATTTTGTTTTTACCGACTTGCCTATAAAAACGTTGTTGGAATAAAGATATAA
- a CDS encoding HEAT repeat domain-containing protein, producing the protein MIERLKDSDPYVRKSTAEALGKIGDSRAVEPLIQALKDDDENVRSSASKALEKITGQKY; encoded by the coding sequence TTGATTGAACGATTGAAGGATAGTGACCCATACGTTCGCAAATCAACAGCCGAAGCTCTTGGCAAAATAGGTGATTCAAGGGCTGTTGAACCTTTGATACAAGCGTTAAAGGATGATGATGAAAATGTTCGCAGTTCGGCATCAAAAGCGCTCGAGAAAATAACTGGTCAAAAGTACTGA
- a CDS encoding HEAT repeat domain-containing protein: MFENQQTNQFSEIASSKGIEKLIQALEDGDWRIRRLAAETLGKTGDPKAVEPLIQALEDNDSILRKLALKLLVE; this comes from the coding sequence ATGTTTGAAAATCAACAAACCAATCAATTTAGCGAAATAGCCAGTTCAAAAGGAATTGAAAAGCTAATTCAAGCACTAGAGGATGGTGATTGGCGTATTCGCAGGTTAGCAGCTGAAACACTTGGAAAAACAGGTGATCCAAAAGCCGTTGAACCTTTGATTCAAGCACTGGAAGATAATGATTCAATTCTTAGAAAATTAGCGCTGAAGCTCTTGGTAGAATAG